In the Sarcophilus harrisii chromosome 1, mSarHar1.11, whole genome shotgun sequence genome, one interval contains:
- the FBXL19 gene encoding F-box/LRR-repeat protein 19 isoform X2, with amino-acid sequence MADDPPGASEKGEMAPGTRVRWGRAWGELHLEIEGKSQELPEPSALLTPPMSSSGRGPGAGARRRRTRCRRCRACVRTECGDCHFCRDMKKFGGPGRMKQSCLLRQCTAPVLPHTAVCLLCGEAGKEDTVEGEEEKFALSLMECTICNEIVHPGCLKMGKAEGVINTEIPNCWECPRCTQEGRTSKDSGEGPGRRRADNGEEGPGLGSGWKLTEELPPPLPRRKGPLPPGTPSEDGPGPHKRKEREVGNEPPTPRKKIKGGREKHLKKKPKPPSASPEGPAAPAPSPQREKLERFKRMCQLLERVPDTSSSSSDSDSDSDSSATSLSEDEAPGEARNGRRPPRGNSGEKENRGGRRAWRPGSGGPLLSWPLGPAPPPRPPQLERHVVRPPPRSPEPDTLPLVAGPDHPLPRAAWLRVFQHLGPRELCICMRVCRTWSRWCYDKRLWPRMDLSRRKSLTPPMLSGVVRRQPRALDLSWTGVSKKQLMWLLNRLQGLQELVLSGCSWLSVSALGSAPLPALRLLDLRWIEDVKDSQLRELLLPPPDTKPGQTESRGRLQGVAELRLAGLELTDASLRLLLRHAPQLSALDLSHCAHVGDPSVHLLTAPTSPLRETLVHLNLAGCHRLTDHCLPLFRRCPRLRRLDLRSCRQLSPEACARLAAAGPPGPFRCPEEKLLLKDS; translated from the exons ATGGCCGACGACCCACCGGGAGCTTCCGAGAAGGGAGAGATGGCTCCTGGGACACGTGTGAGGTGG GGGAGAGCCTGGGGAGAGCTGCATTTGGAGATCGAGGGGAAGAGTCAGGAGCTTCCTGAG CCCTCGGCGTTGCTGACGCCCCCAATGTCGTCCAGCGGCCGGGGGCCGGGGGCCGGAGCGCGCAGACGCCGAACCCGCTGCCGGCGCTGCCGGGCCTGTGTACGGACTGAGTGCGGGGACTGCCACTTCTGCCGGGACATGAAGAAATTCGGGGGTCCCGGGCGAATGAAGCAATCCTGTCTGCTCCGACAGTGTACTGCT ccCGTGCTACCCCACACAGCTGTCTGTTTGCTGTGTGGAGAGGCTGGAAAGGAGGACACagtggagggagaagaggagaaatttGCTCTGAGCCTCATGGAGTGTACAATCTGCAATGAGATCGTCCACCCAGGCTGTCTAAAG ATGGGAAAGGCCGAGGGTGTCATCAACACTGAGATCCCAAATTGTTGGGAGTGTCCTCGATGCACCCAGGAAGGCAGGACCAGCAAG GATTCTGGGGAGGGGCCTGGACGAAGAAGAGCTGACAATGGGGAGGAGGGGCCAGGGTTGGGAAGCGGTTGGAAGCTAACTGAGGAGCTACCACCACCCCTCCCCCGACGAAAAGGCCCCTTGCCTCCAGGGACTCCCTCAGAGGATGGCCCTGGACCTCACAAGCggaaagagagagaggtggggaatGAACCCCCCACACCTAGGAAGAAG ataaaaggaggaagagagaagcacCTGAAGAAG AAACCAAAGCCCCCTTCAGCATCTCCTGAGGGTCCCGCAGCCCCAGCCCCTTCCCCACAGCGGGAAAAGCTAGAGCGTTTCAAGCGGATGTGCCAGTTGCTCGAGCGGGTGCCAGACACTTCTTCATCTTCCTCAGACTCAGATTCAGATTCAGACTCATCAGCTACGTCCCTCAGTGAGGATGAGGCCCCTGGGGAGGCCCGAAATGGGCGACGGCCCCCACGGGGCAACTCTGGGGAGAAGGAGAACAGGGGTGGCCGTCGGGCCTGGCGGCCTGGAAGTGGGGGCCCTCTACTCAGTTGGCCCTTGGGTCCTGCACCTCCACCCCGTCCCCCGCAGCTTGAGAGACATGTGGTGAGGCCGCCACCACGGAGCCCAGAGCCTGATACATTGCCCTTGGTAGCGGGGCCTGACCACCCTCTACCACGGGCTGCCTGGCTTCGAGTCTTCCAGCATCTTGGGCCCAGAGAATTGTGTATTTGCATGAGGGTCTGCCGGACCTGGAGCCGATG GTGCTATGACAAGCGTCTGTGGCCCCGAATGGACCTGAGCCGAAGAAAATCACTAACCCCACCAATGCTGAGTGGTGTGGTTAGGCGGCAACCCCGGGCCCTGGATCTCAGCTGGACAGGAGTTTCCAAGAAGCAGCTCATGTGGCTCCTGAACAGGCTTCAAG GCTTGCAGGAGCTGGTGCTGTCGGGCTGCTCTTGGCTCTCGGTCTCAGCATTGGGCTCAGCCCCATTGCCTGCACTGCGGCTTTTGGACCTCCGCTGGATTGAGGATGTTAAGGACTCCCAGCTCAGGGAGCTACTGTTGCCTCCACCTGACACCAAACCAG GCCAAACGGAAAGCAGGGGACGGCTTCAAGGGGTGGCTGAGCTGCGTCTGGCTGGCCTGGAGCTGACAGATGCCTCCCTCCGCCTTCTCCTACGCCATGCTCCCCAGCTCAGTGCCCTTGACCTCAGCCACTGCGCCCATGTTGGGGATCCCAGTGTCCACCTCCTCACAGCCCCCACCTCCCCGCTCCGTGAGACCCTTGTTCACCTCAACCTAGCGG GTTGCCACCGCCTCACGGATCACTGCCTCCCGCTCTTCCGACGATGCCCCAGACTTCGACGCCTGGATCTTCGCTCCTGTCGCCAACTCTCACCTGAAGCCTGTGCCAGGCTGGCAGCTGCAGGTCCCCCTGGTCCCTTCCGATGCCCTGAGGAGAAGCTGCTGCTCAAGGACAGCTAG
- the FBXL19 gene encoding F-box/LRR-repeat protein 19 isoform X1, which yields MCQLLERVPDTSSSSSDSDSDSDSSATSLSEDEAPGEARNGRRPPRGNSGEKENRGGRRAWRPGSGGPLLSWPLGPAPPPRPPQLERHVVRPPPRSPEPDTLPLVAGPDHPLPRAAWLRVFQHLGPRELCICMRVCRTWSRWCYDKRLWPRMDLSRRKSLTPPMLSGVVRRQPRALDLSWTGVSKKQLMWLLNRLQGLQELVLSGCSWLSVSALGSAPLPALRLLDLRWIEDVKDSQLRELLLPPPDTKPGQTESRGRLQGVAELRLAGLELTDASLRLLLRHAPQLSALDLSHCAHVGDPSVHLLTAPTSPLRETLVHLNLAGCHRLTDHCLPLFRRCPRLRRLDLRSCRQLSPEACARLAAAGPPGPFRCPEEKLLLKDS from the exons ATGTGCCAGTTGCTCGAGCGGGTGCCAGACACTTCTTCATCTTCCTCAGACTCAGATTCAGATTCAGACTCATCAGCTACGTCCCTCAGTGAGGATGAGGCCCCTGGGGAGGCCCGAAATGGGCGACGGCCCCCACGGGGCAACTCTGGGGAGAAGGAGAACAGGGGTGGCCGTCGGGCCTGGCGGCCTGGAAGTGGGGGCCCTCTACTCAGTTGGCCCTTGGGTCCTGCACCTCCACCCCGTCCCCCGCAGCTTGAGAGACATGTGGTGAGGCCGCCACCACGGAGCCCAGAGCCTGATACATTGCCCTTGGTAGCGGGGCCTGACCACCCTCTACCACGGGCTGCCTGGCTTCGAGTCTTCCAGCATCTTGGGCCCAGAGAATTGTGTATTTGCATGAGGGTCTGCCGGACCTGGAGCCGATG GTGCTATGACAAGCGTCTGTGGCCCCGAATGGACCTGAGCCGAAGAAAATCACTAACCCCACCAATGCTGAGTGGTGTGGTTAGGCGGCAACCCCGGGCCCTGGATCTCAGCTGGACAGGAGTTTCCAAGAAGCAGCTCATGTGGCTCCTGAACAGGCTTCAAG GCTTGCAGGAGCTGGTGCTGTCGGGCTGCTCTTGGCTCTCGGTCTCAGCATTGGGCTCAGCCCCATTGCCTGCACTGCGGCTTTTGGACCTCCGCTGGATTGAGGATGTTAAGGACTCCCAGCTCAGGGAGCTACTGTTGCCTCCACCTGACACCAAACCAG GCCAAACGGAAAGCAGGGGACGGCTTCAAGGGGTGGCTGAGCTGCGTCTGGCTGGCCTGGAGCTGACAGATGCCTCCCTCCGCCTTCTCCTACGCCATGCTCCCCAGCTCAGTGCCCTTGACCTCAGCCACTGCGCCCATGTTGGGGATCCCAGTGTCCACCTCCTCACAGCCCCCACCTCCCCGCTCCGTGAGACCCTTGTTCACCTCAACCTAGCGG GTTGCCACCGCCTCACGGATCACTGCCTCCCGCTCTTCCGACGATGCCCCAGACTTCGACGCCTGGATCTTCGCTCCTGTCGCCAACTCTCACCTGAAGCCTGTGCCAGGCTGGCAGCTGCAGGTCCCCCTGGTCCCTTCCGATGCCCTGAGGAGAAGCTGCTGCTCAAGGACAGCTAG
- the LOC100935199 gene encoding cardiotrophin-2-like, producing the protein MEVGSSQRSLKPASDFLSVFQPVVPCLLSLLLEPFTLGVPLSLADPINQAYNLALYMQKNTSVLLQTYLQYQGSPFSDTGFSAPELQLSSLPPAAVPFMLWRGLGDGERLIQTRGAFSALAQHLQLVNDDQADLNPGSSVLLSQLAAARLWAQGLMGNMASVMTVLGVSIPPEVDALGPAPFGASAFERKCRGYVVTREYGHWTDRAVRDMALLKAKYVA; encoded by the exons ATGGAGGTTGGATCCTCACAGAGAAGTCTCAAACCTGCCTCTGACTTTCTCTCTGTATTTCAACCAGTTGTCCCCTGCCTGTTGTCTCTGCTGCTGGAACCCTTTACCTTGGGTGTCCCATTATCCCTGGCTGACCCCATCAACCAAGCCTATAACTTGGCCCTCTACATGCAGAAGAACACTTCAGTGCTGCTGCAGACTTAC CTCCAGTACCAAGGCAGTCCCTTCAGTGACACGGGCTTTTCAGCCCCTGAGCTCCAGTTGAGCAGCCTCCCCCCTGCAGCTGTCCCCTTTATGTTATGGAGAGGCCTGGGAGATGGTGAGAGGCTAATCCAGACTCGAGGTGCTTTCTCAGCCCTGGCCCAGCATCTTCAGCTTGTGAATGATGACCAGGCTGACCTTAACCCTGGCAGTTCTGTCTTGTTGTCTCAACTGGCAGCTGCAAGGCTCTGGGCCCAGGGCCTGATGGGCAATATGGCTTCTGTTATGACTGTCCTGGGGGTATCCATTCCTCCTGAAGTGGATGCTCTTGGACCTGCACCCTTTGGAGCCTCTGCATTTGAGAGGAAATGTCGAGGCTATGTGGTGACCCGGGAATATGGACACTGGACGGACAGGGCTGTGCGGGACATGGCTCTTCTTAAGGCCAAATATGTGGCATAA
- the LOC100928781 gene encoding cardiotrophin-1 encodes MSQREGNKVDLQSHSSASSFPHLEAKIRQTHSLARLLTSYAEQLLQEYVQHQGDPFGLPSFSPPGLPVPGLNSPAPTRSGLPTLERLQLDAAALNSLSPLLDTICHLQADLNPFACRLLRRLEDASHQSRALGSAVEVVLGVLGAAPGPPGPHPILPESPGVFLVKLLGYRVCGLYHEWVCCTEGDLDQLMQEGLG; translated from the exons ATGAGCCAGAGGGAGGGAAACAAGG TGGACTTACAGTCCCATTCCTCGGCCTCATCTTTCCCCCACCTTGAGGCCAAGATACGTCAGACCCACAGCCTTGCAAGGCTCCTCACTAGCTATGCTGAACAACTGCTTCAAGAATAT GTCCAGCACCAGGGGGACCCATTCGGGCTGCCCAGCTTCTCTCCCCCAGGGTTACCAGTGCCTGGGCTGAACTCCCCGGCCCCAACTCGTTCAGGGCTCCCTACCCTTGAGCGGCTGCAGCTTGATGCAGCTGCCCTGAACTCACTGTCCCCACTTCTGGATACCATCTGCCACCTCCAGGCTGACCTCAATCCTTTTGCCTGTAGGCTCCTCCGACGGCTAGAAGATGCCTCTCACCAGTCAAGGGCACTGGGGAGTGCTGTAGAGGTTGTTCTGGGGGTACTAGGTGCAGCCCCAGGGCCCCCAGGGCCCCACCCCATTCTTCCTGAATCTCCTGGGGTCTTCCTGGTTAAGTTGTTGGGCTACCGGGTGTGTGGTTTATACCATGAGTGGGTATGCTGCACAGAAGGTGACCTAGACCAGTTGATGCAGGAAGGGCTAGGTTGA